One genomic window of Cupriavidus oxalaticus includes the following:
- a CDS encoding isoaspartyl peptidase/L-asparaginase family protein, with protein sequence MQQAVIAIHGGAGTITREAMDPAREREYTEALEHVLRAGQRILANGGSALDAVTEAVRLLEECPLFNAGKGAVLTHAGTYELDAAVMDGATRDAGAVACVTRLRNPVLAARAVLDHSEHVLFAGTGAEEFAAAQGLELVEQDYYFTQARHEQWQRARGAAGMALLDHDAAALAARNNPADPIDPDSKFGTVGAVACDSRGNLAAATSTGGVTNKRVGRVGDTPVIGAGCYADDVVAVSATGTGEMFIRTVAAHDVSAQMRYAGLPLEESARRVVMEKLVAIEGRGGLIAVDRDGNVTLPFNTEGMYRGFARVGEAVSVSIYG encoded by the coding sequence ATGCAACAAGCAGTCATTGCCATCCACGGCGGCGCCGGCACCATCACCCGCGAGGCGATGGATCCCGCGCGCGAACGCGAATACACGGAAGCGCTGGAACACGTGCTGCGGGCCGGCCAGCGCATCCTGGCCAACGGCGGCAGCGCGCTCGACGCGGTGACCGAAGCCGTGCGCCTGCTGGAGGAATGTCCGCTGTTCAACGCGGGCAAGGGCGCCGTGCTGACCCACGCCGGCACCTATGAACTCGACGCGGCCGTGATGGACGGCGCCACCCGCGATGCCGGCGCGGTCGCCTGCGTCACGCGGCTGCGCAATCCGGTGCTGGCGGCGCGCGCGGTGCTCGACCACAGCGAGCATGTGCTGTTTGCCGGCACAGGCGCCGAAGAATTCGCCGCCGCCCAGGGGCTGGAGCTGGTGGAGCAGGACTACTACTTCACGCAGGCACGCCATGAGCAATGGCAGCGCGCCCGCGGTGCCGCCGGCATGGCGCTGCTCGACCATGATGCCGCCGCACTGGCGGCACGCAACAACCCGGCCGACCCGATCGACCCCGACAGCAAGTTCGGCACCGTCGGCGCGGTGGCATGCGACAGCCGTGGCAACCTCGCCGCGGCAACTTCCACCGGCGGCGTGACCAACAAGCGGGTGGGGCGCGTCGGCGATACCCCCGTGATCGGTGCGGGCTGCTATGCCGACGACGTGGTGGCGGTGTCGGCCACCGGCACCGGCGAGATGTTTATCCGCACCGTGGCCGCTCACGATGTCTCGGCGCAGATGCGCTATGCCGGCCTGCCGCTGGAGGAATCGGCACGGCGCGTGGTGATGGAAAAGCTGGTCGCCATCGAAGGCCGCGGCGGCCTGATTGCGGTAGACCGCGACGGCAACGTCACGCTGCCGTTCAACACCGAAGGCATGTACCGCGGCTTTGCCCGCGTGGGCGAGGCCGTCAGCGTCTCGATCTACGGCTGA
- a CDS encoding MurR/RpiR family transcriptional regulator produces the protein MTQGHSISDRIARSLPTLTPAHRRMAEYVLANLFRAATMRIDEFAAAVDVSVATANRFARALGFDGYPQFRTELVRGFEATLAPVERLRSELERPATVAEVFAASLEDAAANAEATRRGIDAQACERAVAAILGAQRVYVAGFGASGFLAGLLQHGLEMHCRMVTSVAGAGGASHAARQLFKLQPSDLLIVIAFPRYVTDSIELAERVKAHGGRVLALTDGPTSPLAPLADIALYAQAANRLSANSDATVLALIEALCGAVAHRAERPVKAAAEMTEFLLPWLYGAPGADRAGRAGPAEPQATEEQAAGTTRRRASNLKKP, from the coding sequence ATGACCCAAGGCCATTCGATCTCCGACCGCATCGCGCGCAGCCTGCCCACGCTGACGCCGGCGCACCGCCGCATGGCGGAATACGTGCTGGCCAACCTGTTCCGCGCGGCCACGATGCGCATCGACGAGTTTGCCGCGGCGGTGGACGTGTCGGTGGCCACCGCCAACCGCTTCGCGCGGGCGCTGGGCTTCGACGGCTATCCGCAATTCCGTACCGAGCTGGTGCGCGGCTTTGAGGCCACGCTGGCGCCGGTCGAGCGGCTGCGCAGCGAACTGGAGCGGCCCGCCACCGTGGCCGAAGTGTTCGCCGCCTCGCTCGAGGATGCGGCCGCCAATGCCGAAGCCACCCGGCGCGGCATCGACGCGCAGGCGTGCGAGCGCGCGGTCGCGGCGATCCTGGGTGCGCAGCGCGTCTACGTGGCGGGCTTCGGCGCCAGCGGCTTCCTGGCCGGCCTGCTGCAGCACGGGCTGGAAATGCATTGCCGCATGGTGACCTCGGTCGCCGGCGCCGGCGGCGCCTCGCACGCGGCGCGCCAGCTGTTCAAGCTGCAGCCGAGCGACCTGCTGATCGTGATTGCCTTCCCGCGCTATGTGACCGACAGCATCGAACTGGCGGAGCGCGTCAAGGCGCACGGCGGCCGGGTGCTGGCGCTGACCGACGGGCCGACCTCGCCGCTGGCGCCGCTGGCCGATATCGCGCTGTACGCGCAGGCCGCCAACCGGCTCTCGGCCAACTCCGACGCGACCGTGCTGGCGCTGATCGAAGCGCTGTGCGGCGCGGTCGCGCATCGCGCCGAGCGGCCGGTCAAGGCCGCCGCCGAAATGACCGAATTCCTGCTGCCGTGGCTCTATGGCGCGCCAGGCGCGGACCGCGCCGGCCGTGCCGGGCCAGCCGAGCCGCAGGCTACCGAAGAGCAGGCGGCGGGCACCACGCGCCGCCGCGCCTCCAACCTCAAGAAGCCCTGA
- a CDS encoding ATP-binding cassette domain-containing protein, producing the protein MIRIDQLVLQRGTKVLFDHTSVTLNPGERVGLVGANGSGKSTLFALLRGELHPDGGDVSVPAQWRVAHVAQETPAVSRSAVEYVIDGDTRLREIEAAITAAQASGDGTAEGEAHAAYADADGYTAPARAEALLLGLGFTLPQVTQPVSSFSGGWRMRLNLAQALMCPSDLLLLDEPTNHLDLDAIVWLEDWLARYPGTLVMISHDREFLDAICNVTVHIENQQVRRYGGNYTLFETLRLQQMAQQQSAYVRQQKEIAHLESFITRFKAKATKARQAQSRVKALEKMERLAPVHVAAGFAFEFREPDAAPNPMMVLDGVDCGYAEAEPPVTILHNLALSIQNGQRIGLLGANGQGKSTLVKTLAGTQDPLTGTLRLGKGLQIGYFAQHQLETLRDHDSPLQHLARLAPDVREQELRDFLGSFNFRGDMATSPIEPFSGGEKARLALSLIVWQKPNLLLLDEPTNHLDLDTREALTMALAQFEGTLILVSHDRHLLRATADQFMLVADGTIKPFDGDLDDYRDWLLQQAAAKRNAAAAAHLAENGGDGAATINRKDQRRAEADERQRLSALRKPLTKELEKVEKRMAVLQTAKEEIDRFMADESSYAEASKAKLMEMLKRQGEVNGELETLEEKWLELQEQIEQIA; encoded by the coding sequence GTGATCCGAATCGACCAGCTTGTCCTCCAGCGCGGCACCAAGGTGCTGTTCGACCACACCAGCGTGACGCTCAACCCGGGCGAGCGCGTGGGCCTAGTCGGCGCCAACGGCAGCGGCAAGTCGACGCTGTTCGCGCTGCTGCGCGGCGAATTGCATCCGGACGGCGGGGATGTCAGCGTGCCGGCCCAATGGCGCGTGGCGCATGTGGCGCAGGAAACGCCGGCGGTCAGCCGCAGCGCGGTCGAGTACGTGATCGACGGCGACACCCGGCTGCGCGAGATCGAAGCCGCCATCACGGCCGCGCAGGCCAGCGGCGACGGCACCGCCGAAGGCGAAGCCCACGCCGCTTATGCCGACGCCGACGGCTACACCGCCCCCGCGCGCGCCGAGGCGCTGCTGCTCGGCCTCGGCTTTACGCTGCCCCAGGTCACGCAGCCGGTATCGTCGTTCTCCGGCGGCTGGCGCATGCGCCTGAACCTGGCGCAGGCGCTGATGTGCCCCTCCGACCTGCTGCTGCTCGACGAGCCGACCAACCACCTGGACCTGGACGCCATCGTCTGGCTGGAAGACTGGCTGGCGCGCTACCCAGGCACGCTGGTGATGATTTCGCACGACCGCGAATTCCTCGATGCGATCTGCAACGTCACCGTGCATATCGAGAACCAGCAGGTGCGCCGCTACGGCGGCAACTACACGCTGTTCGAGACCCTGCGGCTGCAGCAGATGGCGCAGCAACAGTCCGCCTATGTGCGCCAGCAGAAGGAAATCGCGCACCTGGAGTCGTTCATTACGCGTTTCAAGGCCAAGGCGACCAAGGCGCGCCAGGCGCAGAGCCGCGTCAAGGCGCTGGAGAAGATGGAGCGGCTCGCGCCGGTGCACGTCGCCGCCGGCTTTGCCTTTGAATTCCGCGAGCCCGACGCCGCGCCCAATCCGATGATGGTGCTCGACGGCGTCGATTGCGGCTACGCCGAGGCCGAGCCGCCGGTCACCATCCTGCACAACCTGGCGCTGTCGATCCAGAACGGCCAGCGCATCGGCCTGCTGGGCGCCAACGGCCAGGGCAAGTCGACGCTGGTCAAGACGCTGGCCGGCACGCAGGATCCGCTGACCGGCACGCTGCGCCTGGGCAAGGGCCTGCAGATCGGCTACTTCGCCCAGCACCAGCTCGAGACGCTGCGCGACCACGACTCGCCGCTGCAGCACCTCGCGCGGCTCGCGCCCGACGTGCGCGAGCAGGAGCTGCGCGACTTCCTCGGCAGCTTCAATTTCCGCGGCGACATGGCCACCTCGCCGATCGAGCCTTTCTCCGGCGGCGAAAAGGCGCGGCTGGCGCTGTCGCTGATCGTCTGGCAGAAGCCCAACCTGCTGCTGCTCGACGAACCGACCAACCACCTCGACCTCGATACCCGCGAGGCGTTGACCATGGCGCTGGCGCAGTTCGAAGGCACGCTGATCCTGGTCTCGCACGACCGCCACCTGCTGCGCGCCACCGCCGACCAGTTCATGCTGGTTGCCGACGGCACCATCAAGCCTTTCGACGGCGACCTGGACGACTACCGCGACTGGCTGCTGCAGCAGGCCGCCGCCAAGCGCAACGCCGCCGCGGCCGCGCACCTGGCAGAGAATGGCGGCGATGGCGCCGCCACGATCAACCGCAAGGACCAGCGCCGCGCCGAGGCCGACGAGCGCCAGCGCCTGTCGGCGCTGCGCAAGCCGCTGACGAAGGAGCTGGAGAAGGTCGAGAAGCGGATGGCAGTGCTGCAAACCGCCAAGGAGGAGATCGACCGATTCATGGCCGATGAATCGAGCTATGCCGAAGCCAGCAAGGCGAAGCTGATGGAGATGCTGAAGCGCCAGGGCGAGGTCAATGGCGAGCTGGAGACGCTGGAAGAGAAGTGGCTGGAGTTACAGGAGCAAATCGAGCAGATTGCGTGA
- a CDS encoding disulfide bond formation protein B: MQANSRAYFLLIALVSFGLVGVALYLQFEKGYQPCPLCVMQRFAFIGIGIFSLLAVVAQNTRSLWQGLGMLSGIAGIAVAVYHVSLLLNPKATCGIDPLENWVNALPTAKVLPQVFYADGLCAAPLPPVLGLSVPAWSLIWLFILTLTLAVGLIRREKNFR, encoded by the coding sequence ATGCAAGCCAATTCCCGCGCCTATTTCCTGCTGATCGCCCTGGTTTCCTTCGGCCTGGTCGGCGTTGCGCTCTACCTGCAGTTTGAAAAGGGCTACCAGCCCTGTCCGCTTTGCGTGATGCAGCGCTTTGCGTTTATCGGCATCGGCATCTTCTCGCTGCTCGCCGTGGTGGCGCAGAACACGCGCTCTTTGTGGCAGGGCCTGGGCATGCTGTCCGGCATCGCCGGCATTGCCGTGGCGGTGTATCACGTGTCGCTGTTGCTCAACCCGAAGGCGACCTGCGGCATCGATCCGCTGGAGAACTGGGTCAACGCGCTGCCGACCGCCAAGGTGCTGCCGCAGGTGTTCTACGCCGATGGCCTGTGCGCGGCGCCGCTGCCGCCGGTGCTGGGCCTGTCGGTGCCGGCGTGGTCGCTGATCTGGCTGTTTATCCTGACGCTGACGCTGGCGGTGGGGTTGATCCGGCGGGAGAAGAATTTCCGTTGA
- the radA gene encoding DNA repair protein RadA codes for MAKTKTVYTCTECGGTAPRWAGQCPHCQQWNTLVETVAETAASKRFQPLAASAMVRKLSEIEAADVPRFSSGIDEFDRVLGGGLVAGGVVLIGGDPGIGKSTLLLQALANLAGQRRVLYVSGEESGAQIALRAQRLGVESPALGLLAEIQLEKIQATLETEKPEVAVIDSIQTLYSEALTSAPGSVAQVRECAAQLTRIAKSSGITIILVGHVTKEGSLAGPRVLEHIVDTVLYFEGDTHSSHRLIRAFKNRFGAVNELGVFAMTERGLRGISNPSALFLSQHEETVPGSCVLVTQEGTRPLLVEIQALVDTAHVPNPRRLAVGLEQNRLALLLAVLHRHAGIACFDQDVFLNAVGGVKITEPAADLAVLLSIHSSMRNKPLPRGLVVFGEVGLAGEIRPSPRGQERLKEAAKLGFTLAVIPKANAPKQKIDGLEVIAVERIEQAIDRVRHLD; via the coding sequence TTGGCCAAGACCAAGACCGTCTACACCTGTACCGAATGCGGCGGCACCGCGCCGCGCTGGGCCGGCCAGTGCCCGCATTGCCAGCAATGGAACACGCTGGTGGAAACGGTGGCCGAGACGGCCGCGTCCAAGCGCTTCCAGCCGCTGGCGGCATCGGCCATGGTGCGCAAGCTGTCCGAGATCGAGGCCGCGGACGTGCCGCGCTTCTCCAGCGGCATCGACGAGTTCGACCGCGTGCTGGGCGGCGGACTGGTGGCGGGCGGCGTGGTGCTGATCGGCGGCGATCCCGGTATCGGCAAGTCCACGCTGCTGCTGCAGGCGCTGGCCAACCTGGCCGGGCAGCGCCGCGTGCTCTATGTCAGCGGCGAGGAATCGGGCGCGCAGATCGCCCTGCGCGCGCAGCGGCTGGGCGTGGAAAGCCCGGCGCTGGGGCTGCTCGCCGAAATCCAGCTAGAGAAGATCCAGGCCACGCTCGAAACCGAGAAGCCGGAAGTGGCGGTGATCGACTCGATCCAGACGCTGTACTCGGAGGCGCTGACGTCGGCGCCGGGCTCGGTCGCGCAGGTGCGCGAGTGCGCGGCGCAGCTCACGCGCATCGCCAAGAGCAGCGGCATCACCATCATCCTGGTCGGCCACGTCACCAAGGAAGGCAGCCTGGCCGGGCCGCGCGTGCTGGAGCATATCGTCGACACGGTGCTGTACTTCGAGGGCGATACGCATTCTTCGCACCGGCTGATCCGCGCCTTCAAGAACCGCTTCGGCGCGGTCAACGAGCTGGGCGTGTTCGCCATGACCGAGCGCGGGCTGCGTGGCATCAGCAACCCCTCGGCGCTGTTCCTGTCGCAGCATGAAGAGACCGTGCCCGGCTCGTGCGTGCTGGTGACGCAGGAAGGCACGCGCCCGCTGCTGGTGGAGATCCAGGCGCTGGTCGACACCGCCCACGTGCCCAACCCGCGCCGGCTGGCGGTGGGCCTGGAGCAGAACCGGCTGGCGCTGCTGCTGGCGGTGCTGCACCGGCATGCGGGCATTGCCTGCTTCGACCAGGATGTGTTCCTGAACGCGGTAGGCGGGGTCAAGATCACCGAGCCGGCCGCCGACCTGGCGGTGCTGCTGTCGATCCATTCGTCGATGCGCAACAAGCCGCTGCCGCGCGGGCTGGTGGTCTTTGGCGAAGTCGGCCTGGCCGGCGAAATCCGGCCCAGCCCGCGCGGCCAGGAACGGCTGAAGGAAGCGGCCAAGCTGGGGTTCACGCTGGCCGTGATCCCCAAGGCCAATGCGCCCAAGCAGAAGATCGACGGCCTGGAAGTGATCGCGGTGGAGCGCATCGAGCAGGCAATCGACCGGGTGCGCCACCTGGACTGA
- the alr gene encoding alanine racemase has translation MPRPIHAVIHQPALANNLDVVRRSAPASRIWAVVKANAYGHGIRRVFAALRGADGFGLLDLNEAVLLRDLGWQGPILLLEGFFQPQDIALIEQYRLTTAIHCDEQLRMLESARPRGPLAIQLKLNTGMNRLGFHPAQYRAAWERARAMPCVGSIVHMTHFSDADSPRGIAHQVEAFDAATANLPGEASLSNSAAVLWHPQAHRAWVRPGIILYGASPTGRDADIAGTGLQPAMSLHSELISVQDLQPGETVGYGSLFTADRPMRIGVVACGYADGYPRHASGWGAQRAPVLVDGVRTELVGRVSMDMLCVDLTPCPKARVGSPVTLWGQGLPIDEVAQASGTVGYELMCALAPRVPTTVATITASDSAAPAVV, from the coding sequence ATGCCAAGACCCATCCACGCCGTCATCCACCAACCCGCCCTGGCCAACAACCTCGACGTCGTCCGCCGCAGCGCCCCCGCTTCGCGCATCTGGGCCGTCGTCAAGGCCAATGCCTACGGCCACGGCATCCGCCGCGTCTTTGCCGCGCTGCGCGGCGCCGACGGCTTTGGCCTGCTGGACCTGAATGAAGCCGTGCTGCTGCGCGACCTGGGCTGGCAGGGCCCCATTTTGCTGCTGGAGGGCTTTTTCCAGCCGCAGGACATCGCCCTGATCGAGCAATACCGCCTGACCACCGCGATCCACTGCGACGAACAGCTGCGCATGCTGGAAAGCGCGCGCCCCAGGGGCCCGCTGGCGATCCAGCTCAAGCTGAACACCGGCATGAACCGGCTCGGCTTCCATCCAGCCCAGTATCGCGCCGCCTGGGAGCGCGCCCGCGCCATGCCCTGCGTAGGCAGTATCGTCCATATGACGCATTTTTCCGATGCGGATAGTCCCCGAGGCATCGCCCACCAGGTCGAGGCCTTCGACGCCGCCACCGCCAACCTGCCGGGCGAGGCGAGCCTGTCGAACTCGGCCGCGGTGCTGTGGCATCCGCAGGCGCACCGGGCCTGGGTGCGTCCCGGCATTATCCTGTACGGCGCCTCGCCGACCGGCCGCGATGCCGATATCGCCGGCACCGGCCTGCAGCCGGCCATGTCGCTGCACAGCGAGCTGATCTCGGTGCAGGACCTGCAGCCGGGCGAGACGGTGGGTTATGGCTCCTTGTTTACCGCCGACCGCCCGATGCGCATCGGCGTGGTCGCCTGCGGCTATGCCGACGGCTACCCGCGCCATGCCTCCGGCTGGGGCGCGCAGCGCGCGCCGGTGCTGGTCGACGGCGTGCGTACGGAACTGGTCGGCCGTGTCTCGATGGACATGCTGTGCGTGGACCTGACGCCGTGCCCGAAGGCGCGGGTCGGCAGCCCGGTGACGCTGTGGGGCCAGGGCCTGCCGATCGACGAGGTGGCACAGGCCAGCGGCACGGTCGGCTACGAGCTGATGTGCGCGCTGGCGCCGCGCGTGCCGACCACGGTGGCAACCATCACGGCATCCGACAGCGCCGCGCCGGCCGTGGTGTAG
- the lplT gene encoding lysophospholipid transporter LplT yields the protein MKKGFYTIMAAQFFSSLADNALLIAAIALLTELHSPQWMTPLLKLFFVLSYVILAAFVGAFADSMPKGRVMLITNAIKVVGCAIMMFGFHPLLAYGVVGFGAAAYSPAKYGILTELLPPEKLVLANGWIEGLTVGSIILGTVVGGALISVHVSDILMRLDLPFIDTGIDTPAEAAMVVIMLFYVIASVFNLFIPDTGARYPQQEKNPIKLIAEFGDCFLALWRDKLGQISLAVTTLFWGVGATLQFIVLKWAEKSLGLNLSQGALLQAVVAVGVAVGAIAAAARIPLRKSLSVLPFGVAMGATVMIMAFYTKDAMPQVTLSILGMNMPLYMAIAYVFLMLVGAMSGYFVVPMNALLQHRGHVLLSAGHSIAVQNFNENVSVLLMLCLYALLIKLNVPIGVVIIALGLFICVTMMLVIKLHKYNMRAFNSLAMIGEDKHH from the coding sequence ATGAAGAAGGGTTTTTACACCATCATGGCCGCGCAATTTTTTTCGTCGCTGGCCGACAATGCGTTGCTGATCGCCGCCATCGCCCTTCTCACCGAATTGCATTCACCGCAGTGGATGACCCCGCTGCTCAAGCTGTTCTTCGTTCTCTCCTACGTCATCCTCGCCGCCTTCGTCGGCGCCTTTGCCGACTCGATGCCCAAGGGGCGGGTGATGCTCATCACCAATGCCATCAAGGTGGTCGGCTGCGCGATCATGATGTTCGGCTTCCACCCGCTGCTCGCCTACGGCGTGGTGGGCTTCGGCGCGGCGGCCTATTCCCCGGCCAAGTACGGCATCCTGACCGAGCTGCTGCCGCCGGAGAAACTGGTGCTGGCCAACGGCTGGATCGAGGGGCTGACCGTGGGCTCGATCATCCTGGGCACCGTGGTGGGGGGCGCGCTGATTTCCGTGCATGTGTCGGACATCCTGATGCGGCTCGACCTGCCCTTCATCGACACCGGCATCGACACGCCGGCCGAGGCCGCGATGGTCGTGATCATGCTGTTCTACGTGATCGCGTCGGTGTTCAACCTGTTCATTCCCGATACCGGCGCCCGCTATCCGCAGCAGGAAAAGAACCCGATCAAGCTGATCGCCGAATTCGGCGACTGCTTCCTGGCGCTGTGGCGCGACAAGCTGGGCCAGATCTCGCTGGCGGTTACGACCCTGTTCTGGGGCGTGGGCGCGACGCTGCAGTTCATCGTGCTGAAGTGGGCGGAGAAGTCGCTGGGCCTGAACCTGTCGCAGGGCGCACTGCTGCAGGCGGTAGTGGCCGTCGGCGTGGCCGTGGGCGCAATCGCCGCCGCCGCGCGCATTCCGCTACGCAAGTCGCTGTCGGTGCTGCCGTTCGGTGTGGCGATGGGCGCGACCGTGATGATCATGGCTTTCTACACCAAGGACGCCATGCCCCAGGTGACGCTGAGCATCCTGGGCATGAACATGCCGCTGTACATGGCCATCGCCTACGTGTTCCTGATGCTGGTGGGCGCGATGTCGGGCTACTTCGTGGTGCCGATGAACGCGCTGCTGCAGCATCGCGGCCACGTGCTGCTGTCGGCGGGCCACTCGATCGCGGTGCAGAACTTCAATGAGAATGTATCGGTGCTGCTGATGCTGTGCCTGTACGCGCTGCTGATCAAGCTGAACGTGCCGATCGGCGTGGTCATCATCGCGCTGGGCCTGTTCATCTGCGTGACCATGATGCTGGTGATCAAGCTGCACAAGTACAACATGCGCGCCTTCAACTCGCTGGCGATGATCGGCGAGGACAAGCACCACTGA
- a CDS encoding DUF1853 family protein, whose product MTVRELGPDLSLHRGGDGNLPPEPPLWRRALSPRTRDLAWTTLSPPLLSAVAGAAAARWPAGTLAAWRHWLEAADPAALPATIDELAAGHAAFPSDPAPGSAAALQPQDPASRSLRLGRHAERLLHFALRRMEGLTLLAANVPVRRAGAHGIRTLGELDFVWREQASGDVVHWEMAAKFYLMAGAVAAPTLLDFVGPNMVDRLGDKLGHVVGRQLPLGRTPEARALLGHVVDRSEVYLLGWLFYPDGQVPAGLDQLGIAPDHLQGWWSTLDGWRARAAARPGLRWCRLPRSEWLSGALVPASGTEEVDALYATLAQRFADPRHDHGWRREAPVMLCELELAGHGWWRECSRGFVVPPGWEARAMARAAEPTRQGAQALADGP is encoded by the coding sequence ATGACCGTGCGGGAGCTGGGGCCTGACCTCTCGCTGCATCGCGGCGGCGACGGCAACCTGCCGCCGGAGCCGCCGCTGTGGCGCCGCGCCTTGTCGCCGCGCACGCGCGACCTGGCCTGGACCACGCTGTCGCCGCCGCTGCTGTCCGCGGTAGCGGGCGCCGCTGCGGCGCGCTGGCCCGCCGGTACGCTGGCGGCGTGGCGGCACTGGCTGGAAGCCGCCGACCCGGCGGCGCTGCCGGCCACCATCGACGAACTGGCCGCCGGCCATGCCGCCTTTCCTTCCGATCCCGCTCCCGGCTCCGCCGCCGCGCTGCAGCCGCAGGATCCCGCCAGCCGCAGCCTGCGGCTGGGGCGCCATGCCGAACGGCTGCTGCATTTCGCGCTGCGCCGGATGGAGGGGCTGACGCTGCTGGCGGCCAACGTCCCGGTACGGCGCGCCGGTGCGCATGGCATCCGCACGCTGGGCGAGCTGGACTTCGTCTGGCGCGAGCAGGCCTCCGGCGACGTGGTCCATTGGGAAATGGCCGCCAAGTTCTACCTGATGGCAGGCGCCGTGGCGGCGCCGACCCTGCTCGATTTCGTCGGGCCCAACATGGTCGACCGGCTCGGCGACAAGCTCGGGCATGTAGTCGGGCGCCAGCTGCCGCTCGGGCGCACGCCGGAAGCGCGCGCGCTGCTCGGCCATGTGGTCGACCGCAGCGAAGTCTACCTGCTGGGCTGGCTGTTCTACCCGGACGGGCAAGTGCCGGCGGGACTCGACCAGCTGGGCATCGCGCCGGACCACCTGCAAGGCTGGTGGTCGACGCTCGACGGCTGGCGTGCGCGCGCGGCGGCGCGGCCGGGCCTGCGCTGGTGCCGGCTGCCACGTTCGGAATGGTTGTCGGGGGCGCTGGTGCCTGCCAGCGGCACGGAGGAGGTCGACGCCCTGTACGCCACGCTGGCGCAGCGCTTTGCCGACCCGCGCCACGACCACGGCTGGCGCCGCGAAGCGCCGGTGATGCTGTGCGAGCTGGAGCTGGCCGGCCACGGCTGGTGGCGCGAATGCTCGCGCGGGTTCGTGGTGCCGCCGGGATGGGAGGCGCGCGCCATGGCGCGGGCGGCGGAGCCGACCCGGCAGGGCGCGCAGGCGCTGGCCGACGGACCCTGA
- a CDS encoding uracil-DNA glycosylase, translated as MSRRARFLEALGITAEWLPRARADAPQAVVVSEAVALAVPVAEAIAEAIAEPVTVAAPAVAPLVEAAPALEMATPVVPAVPVAAPVSRAPAEPSLVPAGPEPDSAQAAREAAIAAMAWPALDAAVAGCTACGLCQTRTNTVFGVGDRQAEWMLVGEAPGENEDLQGEPFVGQAGKLLDNMLGALGLARGRNVFIANVLKCRPPGNRNPEPAEVAQCEPFLRRQIALVRPKVIVVLGRFAAQSLLRTTTPIGKLRGTVHTYEGIPVVVTYHPAYLLRTLTDKARAWEDLCLAREVHDRAGAGA; from the coding sequence ATGAGCCGCCGCGCGCGTTTCCTCGAGGCATTGGGCATCACGGCCGAATGGCTGCCGCGGGCACGCGCTGACGCGCCGCAGGCGGTCGTGGTGTCCGAAGCCGTTGCGCTTGCCGTGCCCGTTGCCGAGGCCATTGCCGAGGCCATTGCCGAGCCTGTCACGGTGGCCGCGCCGGCCGTTGCGCCCCTCGTGGAAGCCGCGCCTGCGCTCGAAATGGCTACCCCGGTGGTGCCTGCCGTCCCCGTGGCGGCGCCTGTCTCGCGTGCGCCAGCCGAGCCCTCGCTGGTACCGGCCGGCCCCGAGCCCGACTCGGCGCAGGCCGCGCGCGAGGCTGCCATCGCCGCCATGGCATGGCCCGCGCTGGATGCCGCCGTGGCCGGCTGCACCGCTTGCGGACTGTGCCAGACCCGCACCAATACCGTCTTCGGCGTCGGCGACCGGCAGGCGGAATGGATGCTGGTAGGCGAGGCCCCGGGCGAGAACGAAGACCTGCAGGGCGAGCCTTTCGTCGGCCAGGCCGGCAAGCTGCTCGACAATATGCTGGGCGCGCTCGGCCTGGCGCGCGGGCGCAACGTCTTTATCGCCAACGTGCTCAAGTGCCGCCCGCCGGGCAACCGCAACCCCGAGCCGGCCGAGGTGGCGCAGTGCGAGCCCTTCCTGCGCCGGCAGATCGCGCTGGTTCGCCCGAAGGTGATCGTGGTGCTGGGCCGCTTCGCCGCGCAGTCGCTGCTGCGCACCACCACGCCGATCGGCAAGCTGCGCGGCACCGTGCATACCTATGAAGGCATCCCCGTGGTGGTGACTTACCACCCGGCCTACCTGCTGCGCACGCTGACCGACAAGGCGCGCGCATGGGAAGACCTGTGCCTGGCCCGCGAGGTACATGACCGTGCGGGAGCTGGGGCCTGA